One Trachemys scripta elegans isolate TJP31775 chromosome 4, CAS_Tse_1.0, whole genome shotgun sequence genomic region harbors:
- the SLIRP gene encoding SRA stem-loop-interacting RNA-binding protein, mitochondrial, whose protein sequence is MAVTRVPSRRLFEIYIARVPWTLATKDLKDYFAQFGTIRKCLLPFDKETGFHKGFCWVGYSSEEGLRNVLQKESHILEGVKLQVQEHKPRSFGRRYANEGAADMS, encoded by the exons ATGGCGGTGACGCGCGTTCCCTCCCGGCGACTGTTCGAGATCTATATTGCGCGGGTCCCTTGGACTCTAGCGACCA AGGACCTTAAAGACTATTTTGCTCAGTTTGGGACTATAAGAAAATGCTTGTTGCCATTT GATAAAGAAACAGGATTTCATAAAGGCTTTTGCTGGGTTGGATACTCTTCAGAAGAAGGCCTTCGCAATGTATTACAGAAGGAATCCCACATCCTAGAAGGTGTCAAG CTCCAGGTTCAAGAGCACAAACCCAGAAGTTTTGGAAGACGGTATGCAAATGAAGGAGCAGCTGACATGagttag